The Methanococcoides methylutens MM1 genome has a window encoding:
- a CDS encoding ATP synthase subunit B, translating to MTKEYKTIVEVSGPLVFLEKTEPVGYNELVHINLPDGTTKRGQVLDTSADMVVVQVFEGTGGLNEESGVVFSGETIKLPVSKDMLGRILSGSGEPLDGGPRIVPDEKVDINGASMNPYSRMPPEDFIQTGISTIDGTNSLVRGQKLPIFSGSGLPHNEIALQIARQAKVPGSDEDFAVVFAAMGITNEEAQYFMEDFEKTGALERAVVFLNLADDPAVERITTPRMALTAAEYLAYEHDMHVLVILTDITNYCEALRQMGAAREEVPGRRGYPGYMYTDLASLYERAGVIKGLKGSVTQFSILTMPGDDITHPIPDLSGYITEGQIVVSRELHRKGIYPPINVLPSLSRLMNSGIGDGKTRDDHKAVSDQMYAAYAEGRDLRGLVAIVGKEALSERDRTILEFADLFEDRFVRQSRDEDRSIDDTLRIAWEILSEMPEAQLSRIDNKYIDKYHPAHKTSE from the coding sequence ATGACCAAAGAATACAAAACGATCGTAGAGGTTTCCGGACCTCTCGTCTTCCTTGAGAAGACAGAACCTGTAGGTTACAATGAACTTGTTCATATCAACCTGCCTGATGGAACCACCAAGAGAGGCCAGGTTCTTGACACATCTGCAGACATGGTAGTTGTTCAGGTTTTCGAAGGTACAGGAGGACTCAATGAGGAATCCGGTGTAGTCTTCAGTGGCGAGACCATCAAGCTCCCGGTATCAAAGGATATGCTCGGAAGGATCCTCTCAGGATCAGGTGAACCACTCGATGGCGGACCACGTATCGTCCCTGACGAGAAAGTGGACATCAATGGTGCATCAATGAACCCATATTCCAGGATGCCACCAGAGGACTTTATCCAGACAGGTATCTCCACAATCGATGGTACAAACAGTCTTGTAAGAGGACAGAAACTTCCTATCTTCTCCGGATCAGGCCTTCCACACAACGAGATCGCACTTCAGATCGCAAGACAGGCAAAGGTTCCTGGAAGCGATGAAGATTTCGCAGTAGTTTTCGCTGCAATGGGTATCACCAATGAAGAAGCACAGTACTTCATGGAGGACTTCGAGAAAACAGGTGCTCTTGAAAGAGCTGTTGTTTTCCTTAACCTTGCAGATGACCCTGCTGTCGAGCGTATCACCACCCCAAGGATGGCCCTTACAGCTGCAGAATACCTTGCATACGAGCACGACATGCACGTACTCGTTATCCTGACAGATATCACAAACTACTGTGAAGCACTCCGTCAGATGGGTGCAGCAAGAGAAGAGGTTCCAGGAAGACGTGGTTACCCAGGTTACATGTACACTGACCTTGCATCCCTCTATGAGAGAGCAGGTGTTATCAAAGGTCTTAAGGGATCTGTTACTCAGTTCTCTATCCTTACAATGCCTGGTGACGATATCACTCACCCGATCCCTGACCTTTCCGGTTACATCACCGAAGGACAGATCGTGGTTTCCCGTGAACTTCACAGGAAGGGTATCTACCCACCGATCAATGTATTGCCATCACTTTCCCGTCTTATGAACTCCGGTATCGGAGACGGAAAGACAAGGGATGACCACAAGGCAGTATCTGACCAGATGTATGCAGCATACGCAGAAGGCCGTGACCTTCGTGGACTGGTTGCTATCGTCGGTAAAGAAGCACTGTCTGAAAGAGACAGGACCATCCTTGAGTTCGCAGATCTGTTCGAAGACAGATTCGTGCGCCAGAGCAGAGATGAGGACCGTTCCATCGATGACACACTTAGAATCGCATGGGAGATCCTTTCAGAGATGCCTGAAGCACAGCTTTCAAGGATCGATAACAAGTACATTGACAAGTACCACCCTGCTCACAAGACCAGCGAGTGA